One window from the genome of Cryptomeria japonica chromosome 6, Sugi_1.0, whole genome shotgun sequence encodes:
- the LOC131067379 gene encoding uncharacterized protein LOC131067379: protein MEDQFTFEEITLQMFSDLKTEVVTQFEYHHRLFSRCFNNLKTISTCFLQGIYPPGDGGQQIACDNPVVGKGHCLDAQEGNEVKLHLSHAFLDGCAEMEKQKERENDNGGGEDNCTIGGRTAARENLLNAHMDRWDEKREEGGGGEEENGDGGQQIAGDNPGKGHCLDVSHAFLEEQEERENDNGDGEDNSRIGGRTRTPARENLLNAHVDRWDEKREGGGGGKEENKDVNLVHKGGRRGGRWRRRVGAKEKKENSDVAAALPAVGRITLSKRRPWQMILGAEKESGKRKAMEIKEQPQATRITRARCKLQAEVEVAEEPMNVAATVSPSACPKMAVSLQTGDKDGSSPLPYPVIAVLSQTGGTGKSSLLPSPVIAVLSQTEGTGHSSPLASPVKAVPSQTGGRGGLSLFPSAVVAVASQARDRGDSEINEIYLKGDSISKLRMTKSCVENQESTLETHLNTSLPLIDAAHREEMVTVEMKSKSSEQMKTPARENLLNAHMDRWDEKREEGGGGEEENGDGGQQIAGDNPGKGHCLDAQDEGKLEKQEERENGNGDGEDNCRIGGRTPARENLLNVHIDKWDEKREGGGGGEEENEHVNVVHKGGRGGGGGRGRRRVGATEKEKKSDVAAALPAVGRITLSKRRPWQMILGAEKETGKRKAMELKEQPQATRITRARCKWQAEVEVAEEPMNVAATVSPSTCPKMAVSLQTGDKDGSSPSPYPVIAVLSQTGGTGKSSLLPSPVIVVLSQTEETGHSSPLPSPVKAVPSQTGGSRGGLSLFPYAVVAVASQARDRGDSSSEINEIYLKGESISQFRMTKSYVENQESTLESHVNTSLPLISAAHREEMVTIEIKKKSLELVCEDSNYMNCMRIPQEVTTKIFEECTGGRPSSSPVLIPKQNKDNSAAHVMIQLEVVAIRDNAGHGEEIVTIEAKLNSLDPVCEGSNDMDCKRILQKDTPKIVQECAEGWPSPRPYCGYSADMKAAEQSEALDAIEIIQLQDTSNIIEELKGNEDTETLISHDVFQQTSICSNEVFSRNLPSYTSYAKNKEGSLSCTPLPRFQADGMSSVCTSISYLLDKTHLHTTPSNAQLFGSCFEVTSPQHCGQQGDSKTEPSDDTHYTATNKIGKIFGSSVRKKDSGTPNVRAGSRFASQISPRISQRPSNISCNVKSFTPLVQQKKASASVMTGKRDIKVKALKAAGVAKRLEEKREQEKGGKGSKIACSDSNKSISSGMARKKPVGCTVQYQSGTSVIGVDLKLRRALATKNKMEQENLRKLDEKKKKEEERKKNAAEVAANKKKKEEMDKRDREEKRRRLEAQKQRKELEEQLRAKEAKEQRRRALDDCKRKRKAMEEKAKKQRRIEKEREAAERRRQIEEYAKSKKFASKDAKHMQKVHQHNETTTQAQNVYAGKVSSMLTSCAKGAHGTEGQSVLGRNPSSHLSLISNIDIESYEISHYKGSYEEDNDDRTSGKPIPLWARKEYLIRHIISQQYIDPDEIFACARTCSLNEVFESNGSNRRGDFKRRSYSGEWLNDCFTWREEYQYKLQMGYINEG, encoded by the exons ATGGAAGATCAATTCACTTTTGAAGAAATAACTTTGCAAATGTTTTCTGATCTGAAAACCGAGGTTGTTACACAGTTTGAATACCACCATAGGTTGTTCTCCAGGTGCTTTAATAACCTAAAAACAATTTCCACCTGTTTCCTCCAAGGAATTTATCCACCTGGAGATGGTGGTCAGCAAATTGCCTGCGACAACCCAGTGGTGGGGAAAGGGCATTGTCTGGACGCCCAGGAGGGAAATGAGGTCAAGCTGCATTTATCACATGCCTTCTTGGATGGATGCGCAGAGatggaaaaacaaaaagaaagggagAATGACAATGGTGGTGGTGAAGATAACTGTACGATTGGAGGGAGAACAGCTGCCAGAGAGAATTTGCTCAATGCCCACATGGACAGATGGGACGAGAAGAGAGAAGAAGGAGGAggtggagaagaagaaaatggagaTGGTGGTCAGCAAATTGCTGGGGACAACCCGGGGAAAGGGCATTGTCTGGACGTATCACATGCCTTCTTGGAAGAACAAGAAGAACGGGAGAATGACAACGGTGATGGTGAGGATAACTCCAGGATTGGAGGGAGAACAAGAACACCTGCTAGAGAGAATTTGCTCAATGCCCACGTCGACAGATGGGACGAGAAGagagaaggaggaggaggtggtaaagaagaaaacaaagatgTTAATTTAGTCCACAAGGGTGGTAGAAGGGGAGGGAGATGGCGAAGGAGAGTAGGggccaaggagaagaaagaaaacagTGATGTGGCAGCAGCATTGCCTGCTGTTGGAAGAATTACACTGTCCAAGCGAAGGCCATGGCAAATGATTCTTGGTGCAGAGAAGGAATCTGGTAAGAGAAAGGCCATGGAAATAAAAGAGCAGCCCCAGGCCACAAGGATTACCCGTGCCAGGTGCAAGTTGCAGGCTGAGGTTGAGGTTGCCGAGGAGCCTATGAATGTGGCTGCCACGGTATCTCCATCAGCATGTCCCAAAATGGCGGTCTCTCTGCAAACAGGAGACAAAGACGGCTCATCTCCATTGCCTTATCCTGTCATTGCGGTCCTATCACAAACAGGAGGGACGGGCAAATCATCTCTATTGCCTTCTCCTGTCATCGCGGTCTTATCACAAACAGAAGGGACAGGCCATTCATCTCCATTGGCTTCTCCTGTTAAGGCAGTTCCGTCACAAACAGGCGGCAGAGGAGGCCTATCTTTATTTCCTTCTGCTGTCGTAGCAGTGGCATCACAAGCAAGAGACAGAGGCGACTCAGAGATCAATGAGATATATCTTAAAGGTGATTCAATATCAAAATTGAGGATGACAAAATCCTGTGTTGAAAATCAAGAGTCGACACTTGAAACTCATCTCAATACATCACTGCCACTGATTGATGCTGCTCATAGAGAAGAAATGGTGACTGTAGAGATGAAAAGTAAATCCTCGGAACAGATGAAGACACCTGCCAGAGAGAATTTGCTCAATGCCCACATGGACAGATGGGACGAGAAGAGAGAAGAAGGAGGAggtggagaagaagaaaatggagaTGGTGGTCAGCAAATTGCTGGGGACAACCCGGGGAAAGGGCATTGTCTGGACGCCCAGGATGAGGGAAAGttggaaaaacaagaagaaagagagAATGGCAATGGCGATGGTGAGGATAACTGCAGGATTGGAGGGAGAACACCCGCTAGAGAGAATTTGCTCAATGTCCACATTGACAAATGGGACGAGAAGagagaaggaggaggaggtggagaagaagaaaatgaacaTGTTAATGTAGTCCACAAGGGTGgtagagggggagggggagggagagggagaaggagagtaGGGGCTACGGAGAAGGAAAAAAAGAGTGATGTGGCAGCAGCATTGCCTGCTGTTGGAAGAATTACACTGTCCAAGCGAAGGCCATGGCAGATGATTCTTGGTGCAGAGAAGGAAACTGGTAAGAGAAAGGCCATGGAATTAAAAGAGCAGCCCCAGGCCACGAGGATTACCCGTGCCAGGTGCAAGTGGCAGGCTGAGGTTGAGGTTGCCGAGGAGCCTATGAATGTGGCTGCCACGGTATCTCCATCAACATGTCCCAAAATGGCGGTCTCTCTGCAAACAGGAGACAAAGATGGCTCATCTCCATCGCCTTATCCTGTCATTGCGGTCCTATCACAAACAGGAGGGACGGGCAAGTCATCTCTATTGCCTTCTCCTGTCATCGTGGTCTTATCACAAACAGAAGAGACAGGCCATTCATCTCCATTGCCTTCTCCTGTTAAGGCAGTTCCATCACAAACAGGCGGCAGCAGAGGAGGCCTTTCTTTATTTCCTTATGCTGTCGTAGCAGTGGCATCACAAGCAAGAGACAGAGGCGACTCATCTTCTGAGATCAATGAGATATATCTTAAAGGTGAGTCAATATCACAATTTAGGATGACAAAATCCTATGTTGAAAATCAAGAGTCGACACTTGAAAGTCATGTCAATACATCACTGCCACTGATTAGTGCTGCTCACAGAGAAGAAATGGTGACTATAGAGATAAAAAAGAAATCCTTGGAACTGGTCTGTGAGGATTCTAATTATATGAATTGTATGAGAATCCCACAGGAAGTCACAACAAAAATATTTGAGGAATGTACAGGAGGTAGGCCATCCTCAAGTCCTGTGTTGATCCCTAAACAAAACAAAGACAATTCAGCAGCACATGTCATGATTCAGTTGGAAGTTGTTGCTATAAGAGATAATGCTGGTCATGGAGAAGAAATAGTGACAATAGAGGCGAAATTGAATTCTTTGGATCCAGTCTGTGAGGGTTCTAATGACATGGATTGTAAGAGAATTCTGCAGAAAGACACACCAAAAATAGTTCAGGAATGTGCAGAAGGATGGCCATCCCCAAGGCCTTACTGTGGATACAGTGCTGACATGAAAGCTGCAGAACAGTCAGAAGCCTTGGATGCCATAGAAATTATTCAACTGCAGGATACTTCAAATATTATTGAAGAATTAAAAGGGAATGAAGATACTGAAACTCTAATTAGTCATGATGTTTTCCAGCAAACATCTATTTGTAGTAATGAAGTTTTCAGTAGAAATTTACCTTCATACACATCTTATGCCAAAAATAAGGAAGGGTCTTTGAGTTGTACACCATTGCCTCGATTTCAAGCTGATGGCATGTCATCAGTATGCACCTCTATTTCCTATTTACTGGATAAAACTCACCTACATACTACACCATCAAATGCTCAGTTATTTGGGTCCTGTTTTGAAGTGACAAGTCCTCAACATTGTGGGCAACAAGGTGACTCCAAGACTGAACCTTCAGATGACACTCATTACACTGCAACAAATAAGATTGGAAAAATATTTGGTTCATCAGTCAGAAAGAAGGATTCAGGAACACCCAATGTAAGAGCTGGTAGTAGGTTTGCTAGCCAGATTTCACCAAGGATCAGTCAGAGACCAAGCAACATATCATGCAACGTGAAATCTTTTACTCCGCTAGTTCAGCAGAAAAAGGCATCAGCATCAGTTATGACAG GAAAGAGAGATATCAAAGTGAAGGCTTTGAAGGCTGCTGGAGTAGCAAAACGACTTGAAGAGAAAAGGGAACAAGAAAAAGGTGGTAAAGGATCCAAAATTGCCTGTAGTGACAGTAATAAATCCATATCAAGTGGCATGGCAAGAAAAAAGCCAGTGGGATGCACCGTGCAGTACCAGTCAGGCACTTCTGTGATTGGTGTGGATCTGAAGTTGAGAAGAGCTTTGGCCACTAAAAATAAAATGGAGCAAGAAAATTTGAGAAAATTGgatgagaaaaaaaagaaagaagaagaacggAAGAAAAATGCAGCAGAGGTTGCAGCaaataagaagaaaaaggaagagatggACAAGAGAGACCGTGAGGAAAAGCGGAGGCGATTGGAAGCACAGAAGCAGCGGAAGGAACTTGAGGAACAACTTCGTGCTAAGGAGGCAAAAGAACAGAGGCGCCGAGCTCTG GATGACTGCAAGCGTAAGAGGAAGGCAATGGAGGAAAAGGCAAAAAAGCAACGCCGTATAGAGAAAGAAAGGGAAGCTGCTGAGCGCAGACGACAGATAGAGGAGTATGCTAAGTCCAAAAAATTTGCATCAAAGGATGCAAAACACATGCAAAAAGTCCATCAGCATAATGAAACAACAACTCAGGCCCAAAATGTATATGCTGGAAAG GTGTCAAGCATGTTAACTAGTTGTGCAAAAGGTGCACATGGAACAGAAGGGCAGTCAGTGTTGGGCAGAAACCCAAGTTCACATCTATCATTGATATCCAACATCGATATTGAGTCTTATGAAATATCGCATTATAAGGGTTCATATGAGGAGGATAATGATGATAGAACTTCAGGGAAACCCATACCACTATGGGCAAG GAAAGAGTATTTGATTCGACATATCATCAGTCAACAATATATTGATCCTGATGAGATATTTGCTTGTGCAAGAACTTGCAGTTTAAACGAAG TTTTTGAGTCTAATGGATCAAATAGGAGGGGAGATTTCAAACGGCGTAGTTATAGTGGGGAATGGCTTAATGACTGTTTTACATGGAGAGAAGAGTATCAATACAAGTTGCAGATGGGATACATAAATGAGGGCTGA